One genomic segment of Mycolicibacterium psychrotolerans includes these proteins:
- a CDS encoding NADP-dependent isocitrate dehydrogenase → MSAEQPTLFYTLTDEAPLLATYAFLPVVRAFAHAADIDVKSRDISVAARILAEFSDRLTEEQRVPDNLSELGELTQFPETNIIKLPNISASVPQLLAAIKELKSKGYDLPDYPGEPKNDEEKKIKERYSKILGSAVNPVLREGNSDRRAPKAVKEYARKHPHSMGQWSMASRTHVATMKHGDFYHGEKSMTLDKDRTVRMELVTTGGQTIVLKPEVKLDDGDIIDSMFMSKKALCDFYEEQMQDAFETGVMFSLHVKATMMKVSHPIVFGHAVKVFYKDAFAKHQKLFDELGVNVNNGMSDLYDKIESLPASQREEIINDLHACHEHRPELAMVDSARGITNFHSPSDVIVDASMPAMIRLGGKMYGADGRTKDTKAVNPESTFSRMYQEMINWCKTNGQFDPTTMGTVPNVGLMAQKAEEYGSHDKTFEIPEDGTANIVDVDTGEVLLSQDVETGDIWRMPVVKDAPIRDWVKLAVTRARASGMTAVFWLDTERPHEAELRKKVKEYLKDHDTEGLHIQIMPQVWAMRYTIERVVRGQDTIAVTGNILRDYLTDLFPILELGTSAKMLSIVPLMAGGGLYETGAGGSAPKHVHQLVEENHLRWDSLGEYLALGASFEDMGDKAGNKKASILGKTLDAAIGKLLDNDKSPSRKTGELDNRGSQFYLTMYWAQELANQSEDQELADHFAPLAKTLAEQEETIVEELNKAQGTAVDIGGYYYPDREKTTAVMRPSTTFNSALESLPS, encoded by the coding sequence ATGAGCGCCGAGCAGCCCACCCTCTTCTACACGCTGACCGACGAGGCGCCTCTGCTCGCGACGTATGCCTTCCTTCCGGTGGTCCGCGCGTTCGCCCACGCCGCCGACATCGACGTCAAGTCCCGCGACATCTCGGTGGCCGCCCGCATCCTCGCCGAGTTCTCCGACCGCCTCACCGAAGAGCAGCGCGTGCCGGACAACCTCAGCGAACTGGGGGAGCTCACCCAGTTCCCCGAGACCAACATCATCAAGCTGCCCAACATCAGCGCCTCGGTGCCTCAGCTGCTCGCCGCGATCAAAGAACTCAAGAGCAAGGGCTACGACCTGCCCGACTACCCCGGTGAGCCCAAGAACGACGAAGAGAAGAAGATCAAGGAGCGGTACTCCAAGATCCTCGGAAGCGCAGTGAATCCGGTTCTGCGCGAAGGCAACTCGGACCGCCGCGCCCCCAAGGCGGTCAAGGAGTACGCCCGCAAGCACCCGCACAGCATGGGGCAGTGGTCGATGGCGTCGCGCACCCACGTGGCGACCATGAAGCACGGCGACTTCTACCACGGTGAGAAGTCGATGACGCTGGACAAAGACCGCACAGTGCGCATGGAGTTGGTGACCACCGGGGGTCAGACGATCGTGCTCAAGCCCGAAGTGAAGCTGGACGACGGCGACATCATCGACAGCATGTTCATGAGCAAGAAGGCGCTCTGCGACTTCTACGAAGAGCAGATGCAGGACGCCTTCGAGACCGGTGTGATGTTCTCCCTGCACGTCAAGGCGACGATGATGAAGGTGTCACATCCGATCGTGTTCGGTCACGCGGTGAAGGTGTTCTACAAGGACGCGTTCGCCAAGCACCAGAAGCTGTTCGACGAACTCGGCGTCAACGTCAACAACGGCATGTCCGATCTGTACGACAAGATCGAGTCACTGCCCGCCTCCCAGCGCGAGGAGATCATCAACGATCTGCACGCCTGCCACGAGCACCGGCCCGAACTCGCAATGGTCGATTCCGCGCGGGGCATCACGAACTTCCATTCGCCCAGCGACGTCATCGTCGACGCGTCGATGCCCGCGATGATCCGCCTCGGCGGCAAGATGTACGGCGCGGACGGACGGACCAAGGACACCAAGGCGGTCAACCCTGAGTCGACGTTCTCCCGGATGTACCAGGAGATGATCAACTGGTGTAAGACCAACGGCCAGTTCGATCCGACCACGATGGGCACGGTCCCCAACGTCGGGCTGATGGCGCAGAAAGCCGAGGAGTACGGCAGCCACGACAAGACGTTCGAGATCCCCGAGGACGGCACCGCCAACATCGTCGATGTCGACACCGGCGAGGTGCTGCTGAGCCAGGACGTCGAGACCGGTGACATCTGGCGCATGCCGGTGGTCAAGGACGCGCCCATCCGGGACTGGGTCAAGCTGGCCGTCACGCGGGCGCGTGCGTCGGGGATGACGGCGGTGTTCTGGCTGGACACCGAGCGGCCGCACGAGGCCGAGCTGCGCAAGAAGGTCAAGGAATACCTGAAGGACCACGACACCGAGGGCCTTCACATCCAGATCATGCCCCAAGTGTGGGCCATGCGGTACACGATCGAGCGCGTGGTCCGCGGACAGGACACCATCGCGGTGACCGGCAACATCCTGCGCGACTACCTCACCGACCTTTTCCCGATCCTCGAGCTGGGCACCAGCGCCAAGATGCTCTCGATCGTGCCGCTGATGGCCGGCGGCGGGCTCTACGAGACAGGGGCAGGCGGCTCGGCCCCCAAGCACGTCCACCAGTTGGTCGAGGAGAACCACCTGCGGTGGGACTCCCTCGGCGAGTACCTCGCGCTCGGCGCCAGCTTCGAGGACATGGGCGACAAGGCCGGCAACAAGAAGGCCTCGATCCTGGGTAAGACGCTCGACGCCGCCATCGGCAAGCTGCTCGACAACGACAAGAGCCCGTCCCGTAAGACCGGAGAGCTCGACAACCGGGGCAGCCAGTTCTACCTGACCATGTACTGGGCGCAGGAGCTCGCCAACCAGAGCGAGGACCAGGAGCTCGCCGATCACTTCGCTCCGCTGGCCAAGACGCTGGCCGAGCAGGAGGAGACCATCGTCGAGGAGCTCAACAAGGCGCAGGGAACTGCCGTCGACATCGGCGGCTACTACTACCCGGACCGGGAGAAGACCACCGCGGTGATGCGGCCGAGCACGACCTTCAACTCCGCACTGGAGTCGCTGCCGAGCTGA
- a CDS encoding zinc-binding dehydrogenase — MIWIPAEAAPLTDAGLTSYHAVKRSVHLLGPGSAAVVIGAGGLGQMAIQVLKALASATTVVAVDTSTDKLKIATRMGADEALISGDDAITRIKHITGGQGAELVLDLVGVGPTLRMAAEVSRVLGHLTIVGLGNAALPVNFHSPAQECSVASPFWGAIPELIDVISLAQTGKITMLVEHFSLDDAAHAYQLLHDGKIRGRAVITPND; from the coding sequence GTGATCTGGATCCCCGCCGAGGCGGCGCCGCTGACCGACGCCGGACTGACCAGTTATCACGCCGTGAAGCGTTCCGTGCATCTGCTGGGGCCTGGCTCCGCCGCCGTCGTCATCGGCGCAGGCGGCCTCGGCCAAATGGCGATCCAGGTTCTCAAGGCGTTGGCATCAGCGACAACCGTTGTCGCGGTGGACACGTCAACCGACAAGTTGAAGATCGCCACCAGGATGGGCGCCGATGAGGCCTTGATCTCCGGTGACGACGCCATCACCCGCATCAAGCACATCACCGGCGGTCAGGGCGCCGAACTCGTGCTCGATCTGGTCGGCGTCGGTCCGACCCTCAGGATGGCCGCTGAGGTGTCACGCGTCCTCGGGCATCTCACCATCGTCGGGCTCGGTAACGCAGCCCTGCCCGTCAACTTTCACAGCCCGGCGCAGGAATGTTCAGTCGCCTCGCCCTTCTGGGGCGCGATTCCGGAGCTGATCGACGTCATCAGCCTCGCCCAGACGGGCAAGATCACCATGCTTGTCGAACACTTCTCCCTCGACGATGCGGCACACGCCTACCAGCTGCTGCACGACGGCAAGATCCGAGGTCGCGCAGTCATCACACCGAACGACTGA
- a CDS encoding cytochrome P450: MTTAETAWTEAMRYENRHDPYRFFDELRQTPVVQVADRVYVVTGYRELLQLAHDPHVSSDISRSPLSAQPGAHAQPDVGAEHMQAYGREASLIVSDPAKHDKQRRQVMRHFAPPHSPHVIPDMAAGIQSLCDELLDNVIAGGGATFDVVDDYAYPVPVAVICQILGVPLKDEPTFHGWIFDFMVGTDMGPDAKTEEGQARKRKGQESSAALTAYMAELIEGFLTEPQDCVLSKLVNDTDGPDGPMTPQEAAANAMLLLIAGHDSTVNTIAHCVLTLLRNPESIELLREKRELIPKAIEEVLRLQSAVQFFPSRSVTADIAVGGTIIPAGSAVHLLYGAANRDPKRFPDPETFDVHRPDNEHVGWGRGVHSCMGGPLARLEVNIALETFLRRVENPRLVVDPPPYRVNQVFRGPLHLEVEFDRIAEAR, encoded by the coding sequence ATGACAACCGCGGAAACCGCCTGGACCGAGGCGATGAGATACGAGAACCGCCACGACCCGTATCGGTTCTTCGACGAGCTCCGCCAGACGCCGGTCGTACAGGTGGCCGACAGGGTCTACGTGGTGACCGGATACCGCGAGCTGCTTCAGCTCGCGCACGACCCGCATGTCAGCTCCGACATCTCGCGGAGTCCTCTTTCGGCGCAGCCGGGCGCGCACGCGCAGCCCGATGTAGGCGCCGAGCACATGCAGGCCTACGGCCGGGAAGCCAGCCTGATCGTGTCGGACCCGGCCAAGCACGACAAGCAGCGCCGCCAGGTGATGCGGCACTTCGCGCCGCCGCACTCGCCGCACGTCATTCCCGACATGGCGGCTGGCATCCAGTCGCTGTGCGACGAGCTGCTGGACAACGTCATCGCCGGGGGAGGCGCCACGTTCGACGTCGTCGACGACTACGCCTATCCGGTGCCGGTCGCGGTCATCTGCCAAATCCTCGGTGTCCCACTGAAGGACGAACCCACCTTCCACGGCTGGATCTTCGACTTCATGGTCGGCACGGACATGGGCCCGGACGCCAAAACCGAGGAAGGCCAGGCGCGCAAGCGAAAAGGGCAGGAGAGCAGTGCCGCGCTGACCGCGTACATGGCCGAGCTGATCGAGGGGTTCCTCACGGAACCGCAGGACTGCGTGTTGTCCAAGTTGGTCAACGACACGGACGGACCCGACGGGCCGATGACGCCGCAGGAGGCCGCGGCCAACGCGATGCTGCTGCTGATCGCCGGGCACGACTCCACGGTCAACACCATCGCGCACTGCGTGCTGACCCTGCTGCGCAATCCCGAGTCGATCGAATTGCTGCGCGAGAAGCGCGAACTGATCCCGAAGGCGATCGAAGAGGTGCTGCGGTTGCAGTCCGCGGTGCAATTCTTCCCCAGCCGCAGCGTGACCGCCGACATCGCGGTGGGCGGGACCATCATCCCGGCGGGCTCGGCGGTGCACCTGCTGTACGGCGCGGCCAACCGCGACCCGAAGCGGTTCCCCGATCCGGAGACCTTCGATGTCCACAGACCCGACAACGAGCACGTGGGCTGGGGTCGCGGCGTGCACAGTTGCATGGGTGGTCCCCTGGCCCGGCTGGAGGTCAACATCGCGCTGGAGACCTTCCTGCGGCGCGTCGAGAACCCGCGCCTGGTCGTCGACCCGCCGCCATACCGGGTGAACCAGGTCTTCCGCGGCCCTCTGCATCTCGAGGTCGAGTTCGACCGGATCGCCGAGGCGAGGTAA